One window from the genome of Acidobacteriota bacterium encodes:
- the dnaJ gene encoding molecular chaperone DnaJ has protein sequence MPRDYYEVLGLERSANLQEIKSAYRKLAVRYHPDRNPDDGAAEEKFKEAAEAYAVLSDAEKRRRYDRFGHQASPSGGGFDPTIFADFSDILGDVFGFGDIFGNRAGRTRRRSGADLRYDLRLSFEEAAFGTEPKLRIPRLEHCDTCGGSGAAPGSGPTACRVCAGRGQVQYSQGFFSVARTCPDCRGAGTVIRDPCTGCRGRGLTERQRSIQVRVPAGVDTGSRLRLPGEGEHGRQGGPPGDLYVVIEVAPHERFVRRGTDVLSSVSIRFPQAVLGCAMEVETLHGTSSLEVPPATTHGSTFVLRSQGIPRVDGRGRGDHIVEVLLQVPAPRDLSERELEHLRALAELDEDSGATIREARSVFDRVVAFFSGSGQKGRPGAGEGKRTSEA, from the coding sequence ATGCCGCGTGACTACTACGAGGTCCTGGGCCTCGAGCGCTCCGCCAACCTGCAGGAGATCAAGTCGGCGTATCGCAAGCTGGCTGTGCGCTACCACCCGGACCGGAATCCGGACGACGGCGCCGCGGAGGAGAAGTTCAAGGAGGCGGCAGAGGCGTACGCCGTGCTCTCCGATGCGGAGAAACGGCGCCGTTACGACCGCTTCGGCCACCAGGCGTCGCCGTCGGGCGGCGGGTTCGATCCGACGATCTTCGCCGACTTCTCGGACATCCTCGGCGACGTCTTCGGCTTCGGCGACATCTTCGGAAACCGGGCCGGCCGCACGCGCCGGCGGTCCGGAGCGGACCTGCGGTACGACCTACGCCTGTCCTTCGAGGAGGCGGCCTTCGGCACGGAACCCAAGCTGCGCATTCCGCGGCTGGAGCACTGCGACACCTGCGGCGGGAGCGGCGCGGCGCCGGGATCGGGTCCGACCGCCTGCCGCGTCTGCGCCGGCCGCGGCCAGGTCCAGTACAGCCAGGGCTTCTTCTCGGTGGCGCGTACGTGTCCCGACTGCCGGGGCGCGGGCACGGTGATCCGGGATCCCTGCACGGGCTGCAGGGGTCGGGGGTTGACCGAGCGGCAGCGCTCGATCCAGGTCCGCGTTCCGGCCGGCGTGGATACAGGTTCCCGGCTGCGCCTCCCGGGCGAGGGCGAGCACGGTCGCCAGGGCGGCCCGCCGGGAGATCTCTACGTCGTGATCGAGGTCGCACCGCACGAGCGCTTCGTGCGCCGCGGCACGGATGTGCTGAGTTCGGTCAGCATACGCTTCCCACAGGCGGTGCTCGGCTGCGCGATGGAAGTCGAAACGCTCCACGGCACCTCGAGCCTGGAGGTGCCGCCGGCTACGACGCACGGGTCCACCTTCGTTCTCAGGTCCCAGGGCATTCCCCGCGTCGACGGCCGTGGACGTGGAGATCACATCGTCGAAGTGCTGCTCCAGGTGCCGGCGCCCAGGGATCTGTCGGAACGGGAACTCGAACATCTGCGCGCCCTGGCCGAGCTGGACGAGGACAGCGGCGCCACGATTCGCGAGGCGCGGAGCGTGTTCGATCGGGTCGTGGCCTTCTTCTCGGGATCCGGCCAGAAGGGCAGGCCCGGGGCGGGCGAGGGCAAGAGGACGTCCGAGGCCTGA
- a CDS encoding nucleotide exchange factor GrpE has protein sequence MTVEPKEGPESQVPAQESSEAEAGASAEGQLLESVAGEDGAPPGALDQLQEELSATRERLLRALADLDNQRKRMDRERQQLRTSYLSAPLREFLEVVDNLDRALGSEAAADDFRAGVEMIRRQMGDLLRRFDVEPVESLNAVFDPNLHEAVAREESADVDEPTVVQELQRGYTMRSALLRAAMVRVAMPAAPVAPEGAPPDGIDAPDGPAAESDAAGGGA, from the coding sequence ATGACAGTTGAGCCGAAGGAGGGACCTGAGAGTCAGGTTCCCGCACAGGAGAGCAGCGAGGCGGAAGCCGGTGCGTCCGCCGAGGGCCAACTGCTTGAGTCGGTGGCGGGGGAGGACGGCGCTCCGCCCGGCGCCCTTGACCAGCTCCAGGAAGAGCTGTCGGCGACCCGGGAGCGGCTGCTGCGGGCTCTGGCCGACCTGGACAACCAGCGCAAGCGGATGGACCGCGAGCGCCAGCAGTTGCGGACGAGCTACCTGTCCGCCCCGCTGCGGGAGTTCCTGGAGGTGGTCGACAATCTCGATCGGGCGCTTGGGTCCGAAGCCGCGGCCGACGACTTCCGCGCCGGCGTGGAGATGATCCGCCGGCAGATGGGGGATCTCCTGCGCCGCTTCGATGTCGAACCGGTGGAGAGCCTGAACGCCGTCTTCGATCCCAATCTCCACGAGGCAGTCGCGCGGGAGGAGAGCGCCGACGTCGACGAGCCCACGGTTGTTCAGGAACTGCAGAGGGGTTACACGATGCGGTCGGCGCTGCTGCGCGCGGCCATGGTCCGGGTCGCGATGCCGGCTGCCCCGGTGGCTCCGGAGGGCGCGCCGCCGGATGGAATCGACGCGCCGGACGGCCCCGCGGCCGAGTCGGACGCCGCGGGCGGCGGCGCATAG
- the hrcA gene encoding heat-inducible transcriptional repressor HrcA, giving the protein MSRVGDQLSERDREILREVIATYLSSGEPVSSRRVAKDRQIQLSAATIRNVMADLEDMGYLRQPHVSAGRLPTEAGFHLFIDDLMPAEKVSDDDRRLIDDRLQTARGTGKELTEETSKLLSQLSHHVGVVLTPALGAAVMRAIEFVPLSGRKMLCVVVAENGFVENKLVVTDELIPREELVRISNYLTENYAGRSLFEIREELLRMMSDERARLDEMLRRAIELARDGMNMGHAPSLVVDGTHSLFDASPNMARIEGMFQMFAERARLAGLLNRCLDADGVRVVLGQDSRLTEELGFGLVVRGYRAGDGVSGSIAVVGPARMEYPRMVPLVNYLGERLSEVLAGGL; this is encoded by the coding sequence ATGAGCCGCGTCGGCGACCAACTCAGCGAGCGCGACCGGGAGATCCTGCGCGAGGTGATCGCGACGTACCTGTCGTCCGGCGAACCCGTGTCTTCCCGTCGGGTCGCGAAGGACCGGCAGATTCAGCTGTCCGCGGCCACGATCCGCAACGTGATGGCCGATCTGGAGGACATGGGATACCTGCGCCAGCCCCACGTTTCGGCGGGCCGGCTGCCGACCGAGGCCGGCTTTCATCTCTTCATCGACGACCTGATGCCGGCCGAGAAGGTCAGCGACGACGATCGCCGGTTGATCGACGATCGGCTGCAGACCGCGAGGGGCACCGGAAAGGAGTTGACCGAGGAGACCTCCAAGCTGCTTTCCCAGCTCTCCCACCACGTGGGCGTCGTGCTCACCCCCGCTCTCGGCGCCGCGGTGATGAGGGCGATCGAGTTCGTGCCGCTGAGCGGCCGCAAGATGCTCTGCGTGGTCGTGGCGGAGAACGGGTTCGTGGAGAACAAGCTGGTCGTCACGGACGAACTGATTCCGCGCGAAGAGCTTGTGCGCATCTCGAACTACCTGACGGAGAACTACGCCGGGCGGAGCCTGTTCGAGATCCGCGAGGAACTGCTGCGCATGATGAGCGACGAGCGGGCCCGTCTCGACGAGATGCTGCGCCGTGCGATCGAACTTGCCCGGGACGGAATGAACATGGGCCACGCGCCCTCTCTCGTCGTCGACGGAACGCACAGCCTGTTCGATGCGTCGCCGAACATGGCCCGGATCGAAGGCATGTTCCAGATGTTCGCGGAGCGCGCCCGCCTGGCCGGCCTGCTGAACCGCTGTCTGGACGCGGATGGCGTGCGCGTGGTGCTTGGCCAGGATTCGCGGCTGACAGAGGAACTCGGTTTCGGCCTCGTCGTCCGCGGCTACCGTGCCGGAGACGGGGTCAGCGGATCGATCGCGGTGGTGGGGCCGGCGCGCATGGAGTACCCGCGCATGGTGCCGCTGGTGAACTACCTGGGTGAACGTCTGTCCGAGGTCCTGGCCGGCGGCTTGTAA
- the nrdR gene encoding transcriptional regulator NrdR, translated as MRCPFCSANHDRVVDSRDVRGGETVRRRRECLSCHRRFTSYEQIENIAYRVVKSDGSRQEFDRQKLLAGLLKACEKRPVALPALEEIVDQAEAMLHRKEDREIATSELGNFVIDRLRTLDQVAYVRFASVYRKFEDVDAFMAELRSLLEASRKD; from the coding sequence ATGAGATGTCCGTTCTGCTCCGCCAACCACGACCGCGTGGTCGATTCGCGCGACGTCCGTGGAGGCGAGACGGTCAGGCGCCGCCGGGAGTGCCTGAGCTGCCACCGCAGGTTCACGTCCTACGAGCAGATCGAGAACATCGCCTACCGGGTCGTCAAGTCGGACGGCAGCCGGCAGGAGTTCGACCGGCAGAAGCTCCTGGCCGGCCTGCTCAAGGCTTGCGAGAAGCGGCCCGTGGCGCTGCCGGCACTCGAGGAGATCGTGGACCAGGCCGAAGCCATGCTCCACCGGAAGGAGGATCGCGAGATCGCCACCAGCGAGCTGGGGAACTTCGTGATCGACCGCCTGAGGACCCTCGACCAGGTCGCCTACGTCCGCTTCGCCTCCGTCTATCGGAAGTTCGAGGACGTGGACGCCTTCATGGCCGAACTCCGCTCGCTCCTCGAGGCTTCGCGCAAGGACTGA
- the lon gene encoding endopeptidase La, producing MAETLNHGQSDVISLPDVLPVLPLKDSVIFPYIILPLSISRDRSLLAVEDALSGDRIILLAPQRDGTIEEPGQDDLDEIGTAASIMRMLKLPDGRVRILIQGLARARLKHLSQTDPFLRARVVEVDEDEDDQNRLEAEALVRSVKEGLETAVNLGKDISSEVMVIAANLDRPGRLADLAASNLGLKPAKARTVLATIPPLARLRRVGDLLTQEIELLSMQQRISAQARSEMDRSQREYFLRQQLRAILDELGEGDDVHGDIDRYLHAVDEHGLTEEAATEVERQVRRLERSSPDSAENATIRGHLDWLTGLPWSTVSEDSIDLDHARAVLDEDHYDLDRIKERVLEYLAVRRLKPDAKGPILCLVGPPGVGKTSLGRSVARAIGRKFVRISLGGVRDEGEIRGHRRTYVGSLPGRIIQGLNQAGTSNPVFMLDEIDKLGSDYRGDPAAALLEVLDPEQNSTFRDHYLGVDYDLSRVLFIATANLLEPIQPAFLDRLEVLRLSGYTEDEKVLIARRHLIPKATEEHGLTEEALGITSAALRGLIRGYTKEAGVRNLEREIATLCRKAAVRAARGDDRKLRVTPARLKGLLGQPRHYSEELLDRDRIGVATGLAWTAAGGDLMLIEVAASRGKGKLVLTGQLGEVMKESAQAALSCARAASSEGSGGSRSDFLRRNDLHIHVPAGSVPKDGPSAGITIAAAIVSVQTGQALDHRIAMTGEITLRGEVLPVGGLKEKLLAARGAGIRKVILPERNRRDLSEIPAAVTRGLELVFVDHFDQVLEAALRDPEHRQSWPAAKTG from the coding sequence ATGGCCGAGACCCTGAACCACGGGCAGTCCGACGTCATCTCGCTGCCCGACGTGCTGCCCGTCCTGCCGCTCAAGGACTCGGTCATCTTCCCCTACATCATCCTGCCCCTCTCGATCAGCCGTGACCGCAGCCTGCTGGCGGTCGAGGACGCGCTGAGTGGCGACCGGATCATCCTTCTCGCGCCCCAGCGCGACGGCACGATCGAAGAGCCGGGGCAGGACGATCTCGACGAGATCGGCACGGCCGCATCGATCATGCGCATGCTGAAGCTGCCGGACGGCCGGGTGCGGATCCTGATCCAGGGCCTGGCCCGGGCCCGGCTGAAGCACCTGAGCCAGACCGACCCCTTTCTGCGAGCCCGCGTGGTCGAAGTCGACGAAGACGAGGACGATCAGAACCGGCTCGAGGCGGAGGCCCTGGTCCGCAGCGTCAAGGAGGGCCTGGAGACCGCGGTCAACCTGGGCAAGGACATCTCCTCCGAGGTCATGGTGATCGCGGCCAATCTCGACCGCCCCGGCCGGCTCGCCGATCTGGCCGCCAGCAACCTGGGCCTCAAGCCGGCGAAAGCCCGCACCGTCCTCGCGACGATCCCGCCACTTGCACGGCTGCGTCGGGTCGGCGACCTGCTGACCCAGGAAATCGAGCTGCTCAGCATGCAGCAGCGGATCTCGGCGCAGGCCAGAAGCGAGATGGACCGGAGCCAGCGCGAGTACTTCCTGCGCCAGCAACTCAGGGCCATTCTGGACGAACTCGGGGAGGGCGACGACGTTCACGGCGACATCGACCGCTACCTCCACGCGGTCGACGAACATGGCCTGACCGAGGAGGCCGCCACCGAGGTCGAGCGCCAGGTCCGGCGGCTCGAGCGCAGCTCTCCCGACAGCGCCGAGAACGCGACGATCCGTGGCCACCTGGACTGGCTGACGGGACTCCCGTGGTCCACCGTGAGCGAGGACAGCATCGACCTCGACCATGCCCGCGCCGTCCTCGACGAAGACCACTACGATCTCGACCGCATCAAGGAGCGGGTCCTCGAGTACCTGGCGGTGAGGCGCCTCAAGCCGGACGCCAAGGGACCGATTCTCTGCCTGGTCGGCCCTCCCGGCGTCGGCAAGACGTCGCTCGGCCGCTCCGTCGCGCGCGCCATCGGCCGCAAGTTCGTGCGGATCTCCCTCGGCGGCGTCCGCGACGAGGGCGAGATCCGGGGCCACCGGCGCACCTACGTCGGTTCCCTGCCGGGGCGCATCATCCAGGGACTCAACCAGGCCGGAACCAGCAACCCCGTCTTCATGCTGGACGAGATCGACAAGCTGGGCAGCGACTACCGGGGCGACCCGGCGGCAGCCCTGCTCGAGGTCCTGGACCCCGAACAGAACTCCACGTTCAGGGACCACTACCTCGGCGTCGACTACGACCTGTCGCGGGTGCTCTTCATCGCCACGGCGAATCTGCTCGAACCCATTCAGCCCGCGTTTCTCGATCGACTCGAGGTGCTTCGCCTATCGGGCTACACCGAGGACGAGAAGGTGCTGATCGCACGGCGCCACCTGATTCCGAAGGCGACCGAGGAGCATGGTCTGACCGAAGAGGCCCTGGGAATCACCTCCGCCGCACTGCGCGGCCTGATCCGCGGCTACACGAAGGAAGCGGGCGTGCGTAATCTCGAACGCGAGATCGCAACCCTGTGCCGCAAGGCCGCGGTGCGCGCGGCGCGCGGGGACGATCGCAAGCTGCGGGTCACCCCCGCCAGGCTCAAGGGTCTGCTGGGCCAGCCGCGGCACTACAGCGAGGAGTTGCTCGACCGCGACCGGATCGGCGTGGCGACCGGACTCGCGTGGACCGCGGCCGGCGGCGACCTGATGCTGATCGAAGTAGCGGCCTCCCGGGGCAAGGGCAAGCTGGTCCTCACCGGTCAACTGGGCGAAGTGATGAAGGAATCGGCCCAGGCCGCGCTGAGCTGCGCGCGAGCCGCGAGTTCCGAGGGGTCGGGGGGTTCGCGTTCCGACTTCCTGCGACGGAACGATCTCCACATTCACGTCCCGGCCGGATCGGTTCCGAAGGACGGTCCGTCGGCCGGCATCACGATTGCCGCGGCCATCGTGTCCGTCCAGACCGGCCAGGCCCTCGATCACCGGATCGCCATGACGGGGGAGATCACGCTCAGGGGCGAGGTCCTTCCGGTCGGCGGTCTGAAGGAGAAGCTCCTCGCCGCGCGGGGCGCGGGGATTCGCAAGGTGATCCTGCCCGAGCGGAACCGCCGGGACCTCTCCGAGATCCCGGCAGCGGTCACCCGCGGCCTGGAACTGGTCTTCGTCGACCATTTCGATCAGGTTCTCGAAGCCGCGCTGCGCGACCCGGAGCATCGGCAGTCATGGCCGGCCGCGAAGACCGGCTGA
- the thiL gene encoding thiamine-phosphate kinase: MAGREDRLTAWLANLAGSGDRIGDDAALLEIGERQLALSVDTQRANVHIPTDLDPAAAARRLLAVSLSDLAATGAEPRWALLALGLDDEQSARRFLAALVRRSRRYGIELIGGDTARSSSPGHLDASLTVIGEVPRGSHPLTRGAARAGDELWVGGAVGESGLGLELVRRGARIAGRKARLPEGLPPDLARTASRVVRRHLEPRPQLELGLILGRRSPTGAAIDISDGLAVDAGRLCLASDVGCVFEEPAIAPRADAGRLAAHLGLDPLDLVLGGGEDYVLLFTLPANATFKHPGCRRIGHVSSRPGMGLLRRDGSLDPLSQEGWDHLA, translated from the coding sequence ATGGCCGGCCGCGAAGACCGGCTGACCGCCTGGCTCGCGAACCTCGCCGGCTCGGGGGATCGGATCGGCGACGACGCGGCGCTGCTCGAGATCGGCGAGCGGCAACTTGCCCTGAGCGTCGACACCCAGCGAGCGAATGTCCACATTCCAACCGATCTCGATCCGGCGGCCGCGGCGCGGCGGCTGCTCGCGGTCAGCCTCTCCGACCTCGCCGCCACCGGCGCCGAACCGCGCTGGGCGCTCCTCGCGCTCGGCCTCGACGACGAGCAGAGCGCGCGACGCTTCCTGGCGGCACTCGTTCGACGCAGCCGCCGCTACGGAATCGAGTTGATCGGCGGGGACACCGCCCGCTCCTCGTCACCGGGCCACCTGGACGCCAGCCTGACCGTGATCGGAGAAGTACCGCGAGGCAGCCATCCCCTGACCCGTGGTGCCGCCCGTGCCGGCGACGAACTCTGGGTCGGCGGCGCGGTCGGCGAGTCCGGGCTGGGGCTCGAACTGGTCAGACGGGGCGCCCGGATCGCCGGGCGCAAGGCGCGGCTGCCGGAAGGACTTCCACCGGATCTAGCCCGCACAGCCAGCCGGGTCGTGCGCCGGCACCTGGAACCTCGACCACAGCTCGAACTCGGACTGATCCTCGGCAGGCGATCTCCGACCGGAGCAGCCATCGACATCTCGGACGGCCTCGCGGTCGACGCCGGGCGGCTCTGCCTCGCGAGCGACGTCGGCTGCGTGTTCGAAGAGCCGGCGATCGCTCCACGCGCCGACGCCGGCCGGCTGGCCGCACACCTCGGCCTGGACCCGCTCGACCTCGTCCTGGGCGGCGGCGAGGACTACGTCCTCCTGTTCACGCTGCCGGCCAACGCGACCTTCAAGCACCCCGGCTGCCGGCGAATCGGCCACGTCTCAAGCAGGCCCGGCATGGGCCTGCTGAGACGGGACGGAAGCCTCGACCCCCTCTCCCAGGAGGGCTGGGATCACCTGGCCTGA
- a CDS encoding sigma 54-interacting transcriptional regulator has product MTATLRIRHQALEAVPDDVDAVGLSESRLNDRQRAGLLLQGAALLAHLQIAGWRLPSWTGVVVDGRGVLRIETGMVRKGRDGRFPQTVLRQFASLLFGSEDMVGRSSVRAALRPVVAGWCDLLLPLPANRLVADILDHAPFLWGDEYGTARRSLVGVHEYGRGEEVVVVGHSRWRRSLLRVAGADLERLLLVLGGGEALDHWLGDRASGGPIDWIAQGDWRRAVDEARREPPTERSERSALARALLDAGQFEAALALVERSDRTEDVLIRLKGQVRMGRLVAARRTLSALEDRRLDRAAKLQQCEEAIRIHAAVGRSAGLRAWAERAREAAVGPLADRWLALAALALREVGAGEEVASLMDRTKKPEDWGSCLARARLAMDGGGFEEAAQVLATALKLFRRQLPVYDRASLWNELAILRLSMDDDTGAERAARVAVRLFRHCDGPAARAAAHGSLAEARMRGGRLDGVPETIDSLRRASLMAGSAAGTIEARQLEARLNLTWGRWSAALESCKSVRDELRKRQLQGGRRRSLGLLSARALVHLGRSEEAREELLAALPLPFGDRSARRRFGGDELPPVLLLAGLPEEARAAGARAACEGLWQAVGESRAPSDDDWRRLEAQGAFRSAMAIHDLVCLGVAVPSRLLGEAVQTLSETGAEALAQRVDSARLGPWRALRSFLDVEELAPGTFHSLLSSAGHPEARIALYESPDVGGEEEPTEVLLAGPGGSEQFSIGAPAGRLVLSADRIDEPARALLAVVATRTASRRPRHVLELGEARNVTVGEMIGRSKVLLAAQERVEKLAVHDLPVLILGESGTGKEMLARQLHESSARASGPWMAVNCAALPEGLLLSDLFGHTKGSFTGADSERIGVFESGDGGTVFLDEVAELPKAAQGMLLRLLQEGEMRRIGESQTRRLDFRLVTATHRDLLAMVEAGEFREDLYYRIRVANVDAPALRDRGDDVMLLADHFLEAFSTDRERLRFSERARKKIREYRWPGNVRELRNAIESAVALAEHPVITAKMLGLRKEAGRAPKAESTSYHRKLERYRRELIRKALADADGNQARAARSLGLSRQALSYLVRKLNYDP; this is encoded by the coding sequence ATGACTGCGACTCTGCGTATCCGTCACCAGGCTCTGGAAGCCGTTCCGGACGATGTCGACGCCGTCGGTCTCTCCGAGAGCAGGCTGAACGATCGGCAACGGGCCGGTCTGCTACTTCAGGGTGCTGCGTTGCTCGCCCATCTGCAGATCGCCGGGTGGCGTTTGCCGTCCTGGACCGGAGTCGTCGTCGATGGGCGCGGGGTGCTGCGCATCGAGACGGGCATGGTACGGAAGGGGCGGGACGGTCGCTTTCCCCAGACCGTACTGAGGCAGTTCGCCTCGTTGCTGTTCGGCAGCGAGGACATGGTCGGCCGGAGCTCGGTGAGGGCGGCGCTCCGACCCGTGGTCGCGGGTTGGTGCGACCTCCTGCTACCGCTCCCCGCGAATCGCTTGGTCGCGGACATTCTGGATCACGCTCCCTTTCTGTGGGGAGACGAGTACGGAACGGCAAGGCGGTCGCTGGTTGGCGTCCACGAGTACGGACGGGGCGAAGAAGTTGTGGTCGTCGGCCATTCCAGGTGGCGGCGCTCGCTGTTGCGTGTTGCCGGGGCCGACCTCGAACGGCTGCTTCTCGTTCTCGGCGGCGGCGAGGCACTGGACCATTGGCTGGGCGACAGGGCTTCGGGCGGGCCAATCGACTGGATCGCCCAGGGTGATTGGCGCCGAGCGGTGGACGAGGCCCGGCGGGAGCCGCCGACCGAGCGGTCAGAGCGGAGCGCGTTGGCGAGAGCACTGCTCGATGCCGGGCAGTTCGAAGCCGCCCTCGCGCTGGTGGAGCGTTCTGACCGGACCGAAGACGTCCTGATCCGTCTCAAGGGTCAGGTGAGGATGGGTCGGCTCGTGGCGGCTCGCCGCACTCTGAGCGCGCTCGAGGACCGCCGTCTCGACCGTGCGGCAAAGCTCCAGCAGTGCGAGGAGGCGATCAGGATCCATGCGGCGGTGGGTCGCTCGGCAGGGCTCAGAGCCTGGGCGGAGCGGGCCCGCGAGGCCGCGGTCGGTCCCCTTGCCGATCGGTGGCTTGCGCTCGCTGCGCTGGCGCTGCGAGAGGTCGGTGCGGGCGAAGAGGTGGCCTCCTTGATGGACCGGACCAAGAAGCCGGAAGACTGGGGGTCGTGCCTGGCCCGGGCCCGTCTCGCCATGGACGGCGGCGGCTTCGAAGAAGCCGCTCAGGTCCTGGCGACGGCGCTCAAGCTGTTTCGGAGACAGCTTCCGGTTTACGACCGGGCCAGTCTCTGGAACGAGTTGGCGATCCTTCGGCTCTCAATGGACGATGACACCGGCGCGGAACGCGCCGCACGCGTTGCCGTAAGGCTCTTCCGGCACTGCGACGGACCCGCCGCGAGGGCCGCGGCGCACGGCAGCCTGGCGGAGGCGCGGATGCGCGGCGGCCGGCTCGACGGCGTCCCGGAAACGATCGACAGCCTGCGCCGCGCGAGCCTGATGGCCGGTAGCGCCGCCGGGACCATCGAAGCACGGCAACTCGAGGCGCGGCTGAACCTGACATGGGGCCGTTGGAGTGCGGCCCTGGAATCGTGCAAGTCGGTCCGGGACGAGTTGCGGAAACGGCAGTTGCAAGGAGGTCGGCGGCGGTCGCTCGGCCTGCTGTCGGCCCGCGCCCTGGTTCACCTGGGTCGCAGCGAGGAGGCTAGAGAGGAACTCCTGGCAGCGCTTCCGCTGCCGTTTGGGGACCGCTCGGCCCGGCGACGGTTTGGCGGCGACGAGCTGCCGCCAGTGCTTCTTCTTGCCGGGCTGCCGGAGGAGGCACGCGCTGCTGGTGCACGCGCCGCTTGCGAGGGGTTGTGGCAGGCGGTCGGCGAGAGCCGGGCCCCAAGCGACGACGATTGGCGCCGGCTCGAAGCGCAGGGGGCTTTCCGTTCAGCCATGGCGATCCATGATCTCGTCTGTCTGGGAGTCGCTGTACCGTCCAGGCTGCTCGGGGAGGCGGTGCAGACGCTGTCAGAAACCGGCGCCGAGGCCCTCGCGCAGCGAGTGGACAGCGCCCGGTTGGGCCCCTGGAGAGCTCTTCGCTCCTTCCTGGACGTGGAAGAGCTAGCGCCGGGGACATTTCATTCGTTGCTGTCCTCGGCCGGTCATCCCGAGGCGCGCATCGCACTCTACGAGTCGCCCGATGTCGGTGGGGAGGAGGAGCCGACCGAGGTTCTGCTGGCGGGACCCGGCGGCTCGGAGCAGTTCTCGATCGGCGCGCCCGCCGGCCGACTCGTACTGAGCGCGGACCGTATCGACGAACCGGCCCGCGCCCTGTTGGCAGTAGTTGCGACCCGGACGGCGTCGCGTCGCCCCCGTCACGTCCTGGAGTTGGGAGAGGCGAGGAATGTGACGGTGGGCGAAATGATCGGTCGCAGCAAGGTGCTGCTGGCGGCGCAGGAGCGGGTCGAGAAGCTGGCGGTGCACGATCTGCCCGTGCTGATACTGGGCGAGTCGGGTACTGGCAAGGAAATGCTTGCGCGGCAACTTCACGAATCGAGTGCGCGGGCCTCGGGGCCGTGGATGGCGGTGAACTGCGCCGCCCTTCCCGAAGGTTTGCTGCTGTCGGATCTGTTCGGACATACGAAAGGTTCGTTCACCGGTGCCGACAGCGAGCGGATCGGTGTCTTCGAGAGCGGAGACGGTGGCACGGTGTTTCTTGATGAAGTTGCGGAACTGCCAAAGGCGGCGCAGGGGATGCTCCTGCGTCTCCTGCAGGAAGGTGAGATGCGTCGTATCGGTGAGAGCCAGACGCGTCGCTTGGACTTTCGTCTCGTTACGGCGACCCATCGCGATCTCCTGGCGATGGTTGAGGCCGGTGAGTTCAGAGAGGATCTCTACTACCGGATCCGGGTGGCGAATGTCGACGCGCCGGCACTGCGTGATCGCGGCGACGATGTGATGTTGCTCGCGGATCACTTTCTCGAAGCGTTCAGCACCGACCGCGAGAGGCTGAGATTCAGCGAACGCGCCAGGAAGAAGATCCGGGAGTACCGTTGGCCTGGCAACGTCCGAGAGCTTAGAAACGCGATCGAGAGCGCGGTGGCGCTGGCCGAACACCCGGTGATCACGGCGAAGATGCTGGGACTTCGGAAGGAAGCGGGGCGCGCTCCCAAGGCGGAAAGTACCAGCTATCACCGAAAACTGGAACGGTATCGCCGAGAACTGATCCGCAAGGCGCTTGCCGACGCCGACGGGAATCAGGCGCGTGCAGCGCGCTCCCTGGGCCTGAGTCGCCAGGCATTGTCCTACCTGGTGAGAAAGCTGAACTACGATCCGTAG